In a single window of the Raphanus sativus cultivar WK10039 chromosome 9, ASM80110v3, whole genome shotgun sequence genome:
- the LOC108825693 gene encoding uncharacterized protein LOC108825693, producing MRISKQMFLRRAARRRGVQAPVVPVPPANHVALADPTVGPVVQVDHAFAGGGSASEVADVDPVVTADPMVPAEVDPMDPVEVFDDPVVPRIGSATEGCNSGMIGLKVPFGTYGNTFRFYPCSDCVITGGINYLLRGDEDYRYVPDDDCVLFPHGGLVSLVQGRVFVTFPPFKVYNHCIVSIPVGGYVQFFTEPGDQFEYDSDDGFSSDEEEALGAWVEENMGFTDEEEAMEAWVDEDMGL from the exons ATGAGGATTTCTAAACAGATGTTTCTTCGTCGCGCCGCCAGACGTAGAG GTGTTCAAGCCCCAGTTGTTCCCGTTCCTCCGGCGAATCACGTTGCTCTTGCGGATCCCACCGTTGGTCCCGTCGTTCAAGTTGATCATGCGTTTGCCGGTGGCGGATCTGCTTCTGAAG TTGCTGATGTGGATCCTGTTGTCACCGCGGATCCAATGGTTCCCGCAGAGGTGGATCCAATGGATCCCGTGGAAGTTTTCGATGATCCAGTCGTTCCCCGTATCGGATCTGCTACTGAAG gtTGTAACAGTGGcatgatcggtttgaaagttcCTTTTGGTACTTATGGTAATACCTTTAGGTTTTATCCTTGCTCTGATTGTGTGATTACTGGTGGGATCAACTACTTGCTTCGTGGAGATGAGGATTACAGATATGTTCCCGATGATGATTGTGTTTTATTCCCTCATGGTGGGTTAGTAAGTCTTGTTCAAGGAAGGGTATTTGTTACCTTTCCTCCTTTCAAGGTTTACAATCATTGCATTGTATCGATTCCTGTTGGTGGTTATGTCCAGTTTTTTACAG AACCTGGAGATCAATTCGAATATGATAGTGATGATG GTTTCTCTAGTGACGAAGAGGAAGCGTTGGGAGCTTGGGTTGAAGAAAACATGGGTTTTACTGACGAAGAGGAGGCGATGGAAGCTTGGGTTGATGAAGACATGGGTTTGTGA